GTACCAGCAAATAGATAAACATCCTGCTGGACGATTCCAATACGATCTCTCAGATCTTTCAAACAGATGGAACGGATGTCCATCCCATCCAGATAGATTACCCCTGAGCTTACATCATAAAATCTCGGAATCAGGCTGCAAAGTGTAGTCTTGCCTGCCCCCGAGCTTCCCACCAATGCCACATATTCGCCCGGTTTTACTTCGAGATTCACATGAGAAAATACTTCTTCTGATGTATCCTCATAGTGGAAGGATACGTCTTCAAAACGAATCGCTCCCTTTACTTCATCCTTCAGATGTACCGCATCCGGCCGGTCTTCGATGTCAGGGGCAATACTTATGATTTCCTGAAACCTTTCATATCCCGAATAACCATTCTGAAACATTTCTGTAAAGTTTACAAGTTTCTTCACGGGCTCTGTAAAGTTATTGATATACAAAAGAAAGGTCACCAGATCGGCTGCAGAAAGCTGATCCCTTGTCATAAATATGGCACCTACAACCAGCGCTGCAACCGTAATCAACGTGGTGCATGCGCCCATTCCAGATTGATAAATGGCCATATAACGATAACTTGTACGTTTGGAATCCACAAAGCGTTCATTGCCCGCCTGGAACTTTCCCATCTCTACTTTTTCATTACCAAAAGATTTCACTACGCGGATTCCCGACAGGCTATCCTCAATCTGGCTGTTGATATCCGCAATTCTTCTCCTGTTTTCTTTAAAAGCGTTCTTCATCCTCTGGTTCATATACACTGCGTACAGGAGCATAAGTATAACAATGGCCATGGAAATCAGTGCAAGCGGCAGATTGATAAATAACAGAATGATAAATGCCCCTACTAGCTTGATGACCGATATCACAATATCCTCGGGACCGTGGTGCAGCAATTCACTTATGTCAAATAAATCACTTGTGATACGAGACAGCAGATGCCCGACTTTCTGGTTATCGTAAAAAGCAAACGATAATTTTTGATAATGGGAATAGATTTCATTTCTCATATCCCGTTCAATCATCGCCCCCATTGTATGTCCGTAATAGGTAATGTAATAATTGCAGCCCATCTCAACCAGTACCATAAGGATTAGCAGCATTCCCAGTTTAAATATTCGGTCTGTAGCCTCTGTAATCGGCAGATTGACCGCCGTTCCCGTGATATAGCGGACCAGTAACGGTATGGCAAGTGTTATTCCCGCACCTGCCATGGCAAATACCATATCCGATATAAACAAACCTTTATAATTTTTATAGTATTTAAGAAGTTTCTTAAAATTTCCTTCTTTTTTTCTTGAATTCATGTCCCTTTTTGCTCCTTTAACCTAATGCAACATCTAATATCATCATCACAACAAATCCGACAGCAGCTCCTATGGTTCCTATATTACTGTGATCTCCTGTCTGTGCCT
The window above is part of the Novisyntrophococcus fermenticellae genome. Proteins encoded here:
- a CDS encoding ABC transporter ATP-binding protein, with the protein product MNSRKKEGNFKKLLKYYKNYKGLFISDMVFAMAGAGITLAIPLLVRYITGTAVNLPITEATDRIFKLGMLLILMVLVEMGCNYYITYYGHTMGAMIERDMRNEIYSHYQKLSFAFYDNQKVGHLLSRITSDLFDISELLHHGPEDIVISVIKLVGAFIILLFINLPLALISMAIVILMLLYAVYMNQRMKNAFKENRRRIADINSQIEDSLSGIRVVKSFGNEKVEMGKFQAGNERFVDSKRTSYRYMAIYQSGMGACTTLITVAALVVGAIFMTRDQLSAADLVTFLLYINNFTEPVKKLVNFTEMFQNGYSGYERFQEIISIAPDIEDRPDAVHLKDEVKGAIRFEDVSFHYEDTSEEVFSHVNLEVKPGEYVALVGSSGAGKTTLCSLIPRFYDVSSGVIYLDGMDIRSICLKDLRDRIGIVQQDVYLFAGTIIDNIRYGNPNATDEEVIRAARAANAHDFIMEMPDGYDTDIGQRGVKLSGGQKQRLSIARVFLKNPPLLIFDEATSALDNKSEHVVQESLEKLAKNRTTFVIAHRLSTIRNAERILVLDENGIVEEGTHEELLKMGGEYSKLYQMR